One genomic region from Quercus robur chromosome 4, dhQueRobu3.1, whole genome shotgun sequence encodes:
- the LOC126723774 gene encoding putative disease resistance RPP13-like protein 1 isoform X2, with protein MGEALLGSAMEVVLERLQGQDLNELLKKLKIALLSVNSVVGDAEKKQYHNPAVKMWLDDFKDAFYHVEDLMDDILTEDLQQSLDHWQRIRKTDIERKTGEILMKIEYVAKQKDVLGLRETIVGYDMKSSLSMPATSFVDPAGVFGRDLDKREIIVHTLSLVRDRNLGVIAIVGMGGIGKTTLAQLVYNDIEVTSYFDMKAWACISDNFDTLKVTKTILDSITSQRSDFSELNLLLSKLEVTLRGRRFLLVLDDVWNVQYKDWEVFLSLLEVVSVGSCIIVTTRIQRVAEMMNADRVHHLKELSISESRSLFRRISFGDKDPISYPRLKAIGNEIVKKCHGLPLAIKSVAASLRFKLQVREWNNVLEGLTNFPTGMGDVFNVLRQSYDHLPAHLKRCFGYCSIIPKGYEFEKEKLILLWMAEGLLQQPRGNPRGNHRMEDLGEEYFHELLSMSLFQPSSGNKSRFRMHDLISDLAIYVSGKFSFRLENDDPTDLTASIRYLSLFRCRYDSPEIFEGIRKARYIRTFLPLNHELCHLSSNELQKLLFELQFLRVLSLCCYHIDELPDSIGNLKHLRYIDLSYAAIKRLPKSVCALCNLQSLILFYCCSLTELPENMWQLVNLRHLDITGTALKEIPREICELKNLQKLILANCHSLTELPEGMWQLSNLSHLDITGTALQGMPKEISKLQNLQTLPYFVVGKNTGSTVKELGGLLYLHGTLHISKLHNVVSTDDAVEASLAGKTYLDELTLEWGDKTVDSENDRKVLEALQPHVNLKMLRIKFYSGTEFPFWLGDLSFSKMQFLCLSNCEKCLCLPPLGQLPSLKVLIIEGMAAVKRVGPEFCGMHMPFFQSLETLTFEGMLEWEEWVSCEVDKREFPRLQVLSIRRCPKLKGQLPKQLPSVVKVEISESQELMTALTMEASSQEILLRYHDKVLFMSEDKVVTSSEQHTDFNYEGAVESSLLSTQAAPKRPLHIYDRVLSTTGDGVASFSEDITVSSSVSKKVSEISELKNLPENLHSLKIEGCDAEFISEAVGIYSLPILQHIYIINCCSLKSFPGGCPPSAMRSLYIQNCKKLEFLPPAEMMHQYAGLQHLCIGSSCDSMISFPLGFFSNLRSLSIWDCGNLESLSMPEGIQKDLRALEALEIRACPKLVSFPGELPAPNLKSIWFSNCKNLKKLPDQFHTLNSLQSLFINDCPELVSLSEGGLPSELILLSVTSCNKLILGLEWGLYKLHHLCELEIEGGCGNVVSFPEEKLLPGNLNSLRISELLNLENLNKGLLHLTALKTLEISCCNKLQSLPEEGLPSSLSFLCIKECSLLNAKLQNKAGKDWSKIAHISRIEID; from the exons ATGGGAGAGGCACTGTTGGGATCAGCCATGGAGGTGGTGTTGGAAAGGTTACAAGGTCAGGATCTCAATGAATTGCTGAAGAAGTTGAAGATAGCGTTGTTGTCTGTTAATTCGGTGGTCGGTGATGCTGAGAAGAAGCAGTACCATAACCCAGCGGTAAAAATGTGGCTCGATGACTTTAAAGATGCTTTCTATCATGTAGAGGATCTCATGGATGACATCCTCACTGAAGATTTGCAACAAAGCTTAGATCATTGGCAGAGGATACGCAAAACGGATATAGAAAGAAAGACGGGGGAGATACTTATGAAGATAGAATATGTTGCAAAGCAAAAAGATGTGCTCGGTCTGAGGGAAACAATAGTAGGATACGACATGAAAAGTTCTCTGAGCATGCCCGCAACTTCTTTTGTAGATCCGGCTGGAGTATTCGGTAGGGATCTTGATAAAAGGGAAATTATTGTTCACACTCTGTCTCTTGTAAGGGATAGAAATCTGGGCGTGATTGCGATAGTAGGCATGGGCGGTATAGGCAAGACCACTCTTGCTCAGCTCGTTTACAACGATATAGAAGTGACTAGTTATTTTGACATGAAGGCTTGGGCTTGCATTTCGGATAATTTTGACACGCTCAAGGTAACAAAAACAATTCTCGACTCGATTACTTCGCAGCGTTCTGATTTCAGCGAATTAAATTTGCTTCTATCTAAATTAGAGGTGACACTTAGGGGAAGGAGATTTCTACTAGTTCTAGATGATGTGTGGAATGTTCAGTATAAGGACTGGGAGGTCTTCCTATCTCTTCTTGAAGTTGTTTCAGTGGGAAGTTGTATTATTGTAACTACACGCATTCAACGTGTTGCAGAAATGATGAATGCCGACAGAGTTCATCATTTGAAAGAATTATCAATTTCAGAAAGTCGGTCGCTGTTTCGAAGAATTTCTTTTGGAGATAAAGACCCTATCTCATATCCAAGGCTAAAAGCTATTGGCAATGAAATCGTGAAAAAGTGTCATGGCTTGCCTTTAGCAATAAAATCAGTTGCGGCTTCCTTGCGCTTTAAGTTGCAAGTCAGGGAATGGAACAATGTATTGGAGGGCCTAACAAATTTTCCAACTGGAATGGGGGATGTTTTCAATGTATTAAGACAGAGCTATGATCATCTTCCTGCACATTTAAAGAGATGCTTTGGATACTGTTCAATAATTCCTAAAGGATATGAGTTTGAGAAAGAAAAGTTAATCCTTTTATGGATGGCGGAAGGCCTCCTGCAACAGCCCAGAGGTAATCCCAGAGGTAATCACAGAATGGAAGACCTTGGTGAGGAGTACTTTCATGAATTATTATCAATGTCTCTTTTTCAACCATCAAGCGGCAATAAATCACGTTTCAGGATGCATGATCTTATAAGTGATTTGGCTATTTATGTGTCTGGGAAATTTTCCTTCAGATTGGAGAATGATGATCCCACTGATCTCACTGCATCGATTCGGTATTTGTCACTTTTCAGATGCAGATATGATTCCCCAGAAATATTTGAGGGCATTAGAAAAGCCAGGTATATAAGGACCTTTTTGCCACTGAATCATGAATTATGTCATTTAAGTAGTAATGAACTGCAGAAATTATTGTTCGAACTGCAATTCTTACGGGTGCTTTCTTTATGTTGTTATCATATTGATGAGCTACCTGATTCAATCGGTAATTTGAAACATTTACGATACATTGATCTCTCTTATGCTGCCATCAAGAGGTTACCTAAATCAGTATGTGCTCTTTGCAACTTACAATCATTGATCTTGTTCTATTGTTGTTCTCTCACTGAATTGCCAGAAAACATGTGGCAGCTTGTCAACTTGCGTCATCTTGATATTACTGGAACTGCCTTAAAGGAGATCCCGAGAGAAATATGTGAATTAAAGAATCTTCAAAAGCTGATCTTGGCCAATTGTCATTCTCTTACTGAATTGCCAGAAGGCATGTGGCAGCTTTCCAACTTGAGTCATCTTGATATTACTGGAACTGCTTTACAGGGGATGCCAAAAGAAATTAGTAAATTACAAAATCTTCAAACACTGCCTTACTTTGTTGTGGGGAAAAATACTGGCTCAACAGTTAAAGAATTAGGGGGCCTTCTGTATCTTCATGGAACACTTCACATTTCAAAATTGCATAATGTGGTCTCTACAGATGATGCAGTTGAGGCTAGCTTAGCAGGAAAGACATATCTGGATGAGCTAACGTTGGAATGGGGTGACAAGACTGTTGATTCAGAAAATGATAGAAAAGTGCTTGAAGCGCTACAGCCTCATGTAAATTTGAAGATGCTTCGCATTAAATTTTACAGTGGTACAGAATTTCCATTTTGGTTGGGGGATCTTTCATTCTCCAAAATGCAGTTCTTATGTCTTAGTAATTGCGAGAAATGCCTTTGCTTGCCACCACTTGGGCAGCTACCATCTCTTAAAGTCCTCATTATTGAAGGGATGGCTGCTGTGAAGAGGGTGGGTCCTGAATTCTGTGGGATGCATATGCCATTTTTTCAGTCTTTGGAGACTTTAACATTTGAGGGGATGTTGGAATGGGAAGAATGGGTTTCGTGTGAAGTTGACAAAAGAGAATTCCCTCGC CTGCAAGTGCTTTCTATAAGGAGATGCCCCAAGCTGAAGGGCCAATTACCCAAGCAACTTCCTTCTGTAGTAAAAGTTGAAATTTCTGAATCTCAAGAGCTTATGACTGCACTTACTATGGAGGCATCTTCACAGGAAATTCTTTTACGTTATCATGATAAGGTCCTGTTCATGAGTGAAGATAAAGTTGTCACATCCTCAGAGCAACATACCGACTTTAATTATGAGGGTGCTGTAGAATCTTCATTGCTTTCGACTCAAGCAGCTCCCAAAAGGCCTTTACATATTTATGACAGGGTTCTGTCCACCACTGGGGATGGAGTTGCCTCATTCTCAGAGGATATTACTGTCTCCTCTTCTGTGAGCAAGAAAGTTTCAGAAATATCTGAACTGAAGAATTTGCCGGAGAATCTGCATAGCCTCAAAATTGAAGGATGTGATGCTGAGTTCATATCTGAAGCAGTGGGCATCTATAGTCTTCCTATTCTCCaacatatttatattattaattgttgttctCTCAAGTCCTTTCCTGGAGGCTGTCCACCCTCTGCCATGAGAAGTCTTTATATTCAGAACTGCAAGAAATTAGAGTTTCTCCCACCTGCAGAGATGATGCACCAGTATGCAGGTCTTCAACATTTGTGCATAGGGAGTAGCTGTGATTCCATGATATCCTTCCCTTTAGGCTTCTTTTCGAATCTTAGAAGTCTTTCTATTTGGGATTGTGGAAATCTGGAATCCCTTTCAATGCCAGAGGGAATCCAGAAAGATCTCAGAGCTCTTGAGGCCTTGGAGATCAGGGCTTGTCCTAAGCTGGTATCATTCCCAGGAGAATTGCCTGCCCCCAACCTGAAGTCCATTTGGTTCTCCAATTGTAAGAATCTCAAGAAACTACCTGATCAATTCCACACCCTCAATTCTCTCCAGTCACTGTTTATAAATGATTGCCCAGAACTTGTATCACTTTCAGAAGGGGGTTTGCCTTCGGAACTTATTTTACTTAGTGTCACTTCCTGCAACAAACTCATTCTCGGTTTGGAGTGGGGGTTGTATAAACTTCACCATCTTTGTGAGTTAGAGATTGAAGGTGGATGTGGAAATGTGGTGTCATTTCCAGAGGAGAAGTTACTGCCTGGAAATCTCAATTCTCTACGCATCAGCGAACTCTTGAATCTTGAAAATCTGAACAAGGGACTTCTACACCTTACTGCTCTTAAAACACTGGAGATCAGCTGCTGCAACAAACTCCAGTCCTTGCCAGAAGAAGGTCTTCCATCCTCCCTGTCTTTTCTCTGCATCAAGGAGTGCTCTTTGCTGAATGCAAAACTCCAAAATAAGGCCGGAAAAGATTGGTCCAAAATAGCTCATATATCTCGCATAGAAATTGATTAG
- the LOC126723774 gene encoding putative disease resistance RPP13-like protein 1 isoform X1 gives MGEALLGSAMEVVLERLQGQDLNELLKKLKIALLSVNSVVGDAEKKQYHNPAVKMWLDDFKDAFYHVEDLMDDILTEDLQQSLDHWQRIRKTDIERKTGEILMKIEYVAKQKDVLGLRETIVGYDMKSSLSMPATSFVDPAGVFGRDLDKREIIVHTLSLVRDRNLGVIAIVGMGGIGKTTLAQLVYNDIEVTSYFDMKAWACISDNFDTLKVTKTILDSITSQRSDFSELNLLLSKLEVTLRGRRFLLVLDDVWNVQYKDWEVFLSLLEVVSVGSCIIVTTRIQRVAEMMNADRVHHLKELSISESRSLFRRISFGDKDPISYPRLKAIGNEIVKKCHGLPLAIKSVAASLRFKLQVREWNNVLEGLTNFPTGMGDVFNVLRQSYDHLPAHLKRCFGYCSIIPKGYEFEKEKLILLWMAEGLLQQPRGNPRGNHRMEDLGEEYFHELLSMSLFQPSSGNKSRFRMHDLISDLAIYVSGKFSFRLENDDPTDLTASIRYLSLFRCRYDSPEIFEGIRKARYIRTFLPLNHELCHLSSNELQKLLFELQFLRVLSLCCYHIDELPDSIGNLKHLRYIDLSYAAIKRLPKSVCALCNLQSLILFYCCSLTELPENMWQLVNLRHLDITGTALKEIPREICELKNLQKLILANCHSLTELPEGMWQLSNLSHLDITGTALQGMPKEISKLQNLQTLPYFVVGKNTGSTVKELGGLLYLHGTLHISKLHNVVSTDDAVEASLAGKTYLDELTLEWGDKTVDSENDRKVLEALQPHVNLKMLRIKFYSGTEFPFWLGDLSFSKMQFLCLSNCEKCLCLPPLGQLPSLKVLIIEGMAAVKRVGPEFCGMHMPFFQSLETLTFEGMLEWEEWVSCEVDKREFPRLQVDEREFPRLQVLSIRRCPKLKGQLPKQLPSVVKVEISESQELMTALTMEASSQEILLRYHDKVLFMSEDKVVTSSEQHTDFNYEGAVESSLLSTQAAPKRPLHIYDRVLSTTGDGVASFSEDITVSSSVSKKVSEISELKNLPENLHSLKIEGCDAEFISEAVGIYSLPILQHIYIINCCSLKSFPGGCPPSAMRSLYIQNCKKLEFLPPAEMMHQYAGLQHLCIGSSCDSMISFPLGFFSNLRSLSIWDCGNLESLSMPEGIQKDLRALEALEIRACPKLVSFPGELPAPNLKSIWFSNCKNLKKLPDQFHTLNSLQSLFINDCPELVSLSEGGLPSELILLSVTSCNKLILGLEWGLYKLHHLCELEIEGGCGNVVSFPEEKLLPGNLNSLRISELLNLENLNKGLLHLTALKTLEISCCNKLQSLPEEGLPSSLSFLCIKECSLLNAKLQNKAGKDWSKIAHISRIEID, from the coding sequence ATGGGAGAGGCACTGTTGGGATCAGCCATGGAGGTGGTGTTGGAAAGGTTACAAGGTCAGGATCTCAATGAATTGCTGAAGAAGTTGAAGATAGCGTTGTTGTCTGTTAATTCGGTGGTCGGTGATGCTGAGAAGAAGCAGTACCATAACCCAGCGGTAAAAATGTGGCTCGATGACTTTAAAGATGCTTTCTATCATGTAGAGGATCTCATGGATGACATCCTCACTGAAGATTTGCAACAAAGCTTAGATCATTGGCAGAGGATACGCAAAACGGATATAGAAAGAAAGACGGGGGAGATACTTATGAAGATAGAATATGTTGCAAAGCAAAAAGATGTGCTCGGTCTGAGGGAAACAATAGTAGGATACGACATGAAAAGTTCTCTGAGCATGCCCGCAACTTCTTTTGTAGATCCGGCTGGAGTATTCGGTAGGGATCTTGATAAAAGGGAAATTATTGTTCACACTCTGTCTCTTGTAAGGGATAGAAATCTGGGCGTGATTGCGATAGTAGGCATGGGCGGTATAGGCAAGACCACTCTTGCTCAGCTCGTTTACAACGATATAGAAGTGACTAGTTATTTTGACATGAAGGCTTGGGCTTGCATTTCGGATAATTTTGACACGCTCAAGGTAACAAAAACAATTCTCGACTCGATTACTTCGCAGCGTTCTGATTTCAGCGAATTAAATTTGCTTCTATCTAAATTAGAGGTGACACTTAGGGGAAGGAGATTTCTACTAGTTCTAGATGATGTGTGGAATGTTCAGTATAAGGACTGGGAGGTCTTCCTATCTCTTCTTGAAGTTGTTTCAGTGGGAAGTTGTATTATTGTAACTACACGCATTCAACGTGTTGCAGAAATGATGAATGCCGACAGAGTTCATCATTTGAAAGAATTATCAATTTCAGAAAGTCGGTCGCTGTTTCGAAGAATTTCTTTTGGAGATAAAGACCCTATCTCATATCCAAGGCTAAAAGCTATTGGCAATGAAATCGTGAAAAAGTGTCATGGCTTGCCTTTAGCAATAAAATCAGTTGCGGCTTCCTTGCGCTTTAAGTTGCAAGTCAGGGAATGGAACAATGTATTGGAGGGCCTAACAAATTTTCCAACTGGAATGGGGGATGTTTTCAATGTATTAAGACAGAGCTATGATCATCTTCCTGCACATTTAAAGAGATGCTTTGGATACTGTTCAATAATTCCTAAAGGATATGAGTTTGAGAAAGAAAAGTTAATCCTTTTATGGATGGCGGAAGGCCTCCTGCAACAGCCCAGAGGTAATCCCAGAGGTAATCACAGAATGGAAGACCTTGGTGAGGAGTACTTTCATGAATTATTATCAATGTCTCTTTTTCAACCATCAAGCGGCAATAAATCACGTTTCAGGATGCATGATCTTATAAGTGATTTGGCTATTTATGTGTCTGGGAAATTTTCCTTCAGATTGGAGAATGATGATCCCACTGATCTCACTGCATCGATTCGGTATTTGTCACTTTTCAGATGCAGATATGATTCCCCAGAAATATTTGAGGGCATTAGAAAAGCCAGGTATATAAGGACCTTTTTGCCACTGAATCATGAATTATGTCATTTAAGTAGTAATGAACTGCAGAAATTATTGTTCGAACTGCAATTCTTACGGGTGCTTTCTTTATGTTGTTATCATATTGATGAGCTACCTGATTCAATCGGTAATTTGAAACATTTACGATACATTGATCTCTCTTATGCTGCCATCAAGAGGTTACCTAAATCAGTATGTGCTCTTTGCAACTTACAATCATTGATCTTGTTCTATTGTTGTTCTCTCACTGAATTGCCAGAAAACATGTGGCAGCTTGTCAACTTGCGTCATCTTGATATTACTGGAACTGCCTTAAAGGAGATCCCGAGAGAAATATGTGAATTAAAGAATCTTCAAAAGCTGATCTTGGCCAATTGTCATTCTCTTACTGAATTGCCAGAAGGCATGTGGCAGCTTTCCAACTTGAGTCATCTTGATATTACTGGAACTGCTTTACAGGGGATGCCAAAAGAAATTAGTAAATTACAAAATCTTCAAACACTGCCTTACTTTGTTGTGGGGAAAAATACTGGCTCAACAGTTAAAGAATTAGGGGGCCTTCTGTATCTTCATGGAACACTTCACATTTCAAAATTGCATAATGTGGTCTCTACAGATGATGCAGTTGAGGCTAGCTTAGCAGGAAAGACATATCTGGATGAGCTAACGTTGGAATGGGGTGACAAGACTGTTGATTCAGAAAATGATAGAAAAGTGCTTGAAGCGCTACAGCCTCATGTAAATTTGAAGATGCTTCGCATTAAATTTTACAGTGGTACAGAATTTCCATTTTGGTTGGGGGATCTTTCATTCTCCAAAATGCAGTTCTTATGTCTTAGTAATTGCGAGAAATGCCTTTGCTTGCCACCACTTGGGCAGCTACCATCTCTTAAAGTCCTCATTATTGAAGGGATGGCTGCTGTGAAGAGGGTGGGTCCTGAATTCTGTGGGATGCATATGCCATTTTTTCAGTCTTTGGAGACTTTAACATTTGAGGGGATGTTGGAATGGGAAGAATGGGTTTCGTGTGAAGTTGACAAAAGAGAATTCCCTCGCCTGCAAGTTGACGAAAGAGAATTCCCTCGCCTGCAAGTGCTTTCTATAAGGAGATGCCCCAAGCTGAAGGGCCAATTACCCAAGCAACTTCCTTCTGTAGTAAAAGTTGAAATTTCTGAATCTCAAGAGCTTATGACTGCACTTACTATGGAGGCATCTTCACAGGAAATTCTTTTACGTTATCATGATAAGGTCCTGTTCATGAGTGAAGATAAAGTTGTCACATCCTCAGAGCAACATACCGACTTTAATTATGAGGGTGCTGTAGAATCTTCATTGCTTTCGACTCAAGCAGCTCCCAAAAGGCCTTTACATATTTATGACAGGGTTCTGTCCACCACTGGGGATGGAGTTGCCTCATTCTCAGAGGATATTACTGTCTCCTCTTCTGTGAGCAAGAAAGTTTCAGAAATATCTGAACTGAAGAATTTGCCGGAGAATCTGCATAGCCTCAAAATTGAAGGATGTGATGCTGAGTTCATATCTGAAGCAGTGGGCATCTATAGTCTTCCTATTCTCCaacatatttatattattaattgttgttctCTCAAGTCCTTTCCTGGAGGCTGTCCACCCTCTGCCATGAGAAGTCTTTATATTCAGAACTGCAAGAAATTAGAGTTTCTCCCACCTGCAGAGATGATGCACCAGTATGCAGGTCTTCAACATTTGTGCATAGGGAGTAGCTGTGATTCCATGATATCCTTCCCTTTAGGCTTCTTTTCGAATCTTAGAAGTCTTTCTATTTGGGATTGTGGAAATCTGGAATCCCTTTCAATGCCAGAGGGAATCCAGAAAGATCTCAGAGCTCTTGAGGCCTTGGAGATCAGGGCTTGTCCTAAGCTGGTATCATTCCCAGGAGAATTGCCTGCCCCCAACCTGAAGTCCATTTGGTTCTCCAATTGTAAGAATCTCAAGAAACTACCTGATCAATTCCACACCCTCAATTCTCTCCAGTCACTGTTTATAAATGATTGCCCAGAACTTGTATCACTTTCAGAAGGGGGTTTGCCTTCGGAACTTATTTTACTTAGTGTCACTTCCTGCAACAAACTCATTCTCGGTTTGGAGTGGGGGTTGTATAAACTTCACCATCTTTGTGAGTTAGAGATTGAAGGTGGATGTGGAAATGTGGTGTCATTTCCAGAGGAGAAGTTACTGCCTGGAAATCTCAATTCTCTACGCATCAGCGAACTCTTGAATCTTGAAAATCTGAACAAGGGACTTCTACACCTTACTGCTCTTAAAACACTGGAGATCAGCTGCTGCAACAAACTCCAGTCCTTGCCAGAAGAAGGTCTTCCATCCTCCCTGTCTTTTCTCTGCATCAAGGAGTGCTCTTTGCTGAATGCAAAACTCCAAAATAAGGCCGGAAAAGATTGGTCCAAAATAGCTCATATATCTCGCATAGAAATTGATTAG